The following proteins are co-located in the Anser cygnoides isolate HZ-2024a breed goose chromosome 2, Taihu_goose_T2T_genome, whole genome shotgun sequence genome:
- the TRA2A gene encoding transformer-2 protein homolog alpha isoform X3 has product MSNRRRHTGSRANPDPNTCLGVFGLSLYTTERDLREVFSRYGPLTGVNVVYDQRTGRSRGFAFVYFERIDDSKEAMEHANGMELDGRRIRVDYSITKRAHTPTPGIYMGRPTHSGGGGGGGAGRRRDSYYDRGYDRGYDRYEEYDYRYRRRSPSPYYSRYRSRSRSRSYSPRRY; this is encoded by the exons GCCAATCCAGATCCTAATACATGTCTCGGAGTGTTTGGTCTCAGTTTGTATACCACTGAGAGAGATTTGCGTGAAGTCTTTTCCCGTTATGGACCTTTGACTGGTGTCAATGTGGTTTATGATCAACGGACTGGACGATCAAGAGGATTTGCTTTCGTTTATTTTGAGAGAATTGATGATTCTAAAGAG GCAATGGAGCATGCAAACGGTATGGAGCTGGATGGCAGGAGGATTCGGGTGGATTACTCAATCACCAAGAGAGCACATACACCCACTCCAGGCATCTACATGGGCAGGCCAACACA cagtggaggaggtggtggtggcggagcaGGTCGTCGACGTGACTCTTACTATGATAGAGGGTATGACAGAGGTTATGACAGATACGAAGAATATGACTACAGATACAG GAGACGATCACCATCGCCTTACTATAGCCGGTACCGATCACGATCAAGATCCCGTTCCTATAGTCCAA ggcgCTATTGA